GATTCCAGGTCAACAACATGCTGGACGAAACACACGCACCCAGAGACTTCCACACGGTGGTCAAACCCGCCATCGAGGACATGATGGGCCGCGAGGTGACCTTCGACATCCTGTTTCACAACAGCGAACACCAGGCCACGCTCTTCAGATACGGAGTGAAGAAGTCCGAGCAGGTGGGCACCCCGATGGCAGCACACACTCCTGACGTAGACAGAATGCAtgaaacaggtgtgtgtgttacagatAGAGAAGGTCTACCAGCACATCATGCCGGCCTGGAAGAAGCTGTTCAAGCACAAGCTGCTGTGAAGGCTGCTGGGCTCCGTGTGACCACCAGAGGGCGCCCTAGACCTCCATTCTTCCAttgttctgtccatctttccactcttttcctcctttctttacACTCCTGCttcttgtttcctttcttttatttcttttcacctGTACTCTTACCTCCTCTTTTTCATCCTTTCCCTCCTTTTATCCTTACATCCTTCAAATCATGTCCTTTTATCCCTAATTTCTCTCCTTCAGTCCTTCATTCCTTTCCTACTTAGTTTATTTCCTCTGTTCCTTACTTCCTTC
This DNA window, taken from Melanotaenia boesemani isolate fMelBoe1 chromosome 24, fMelBoe1.pri, whole genome shotgun sequence, encodes the following:
- the plaat1l gene encoding phospholipase A and acyltransferase 1, with product MGQNNSQPKLFPGDIVEYPRNKYFSQFGVYFGERDGVPYVAHLTCRDSDTKIPLFGRALRSEVRLDPLELLGTKYKVNNMLDETHAPRDFHTVVKPAIEDMMGREVTFDILFHNSEHQATLFRYGVKKSEQIEKVYQHIMPAWKKLFKHKLL